The genomic window AGGGAATGTGAGAATGAGCTGGCTAAGGTAAGAAACCAGTTTAATGAGGAGATGAGTAATGTAAAGAACAAGTATGAAACAGAGATTAATATTAAGAAGACCACCATTCACCAGATAGCTGCACAGAAAGAAGACGATGCCAAGAACCTCCGCACTCAGATTGATCGATTGCAGAGAGAGAATAGAGACCTGAAGGATGAGATCGTCAGGCTCAATGAGACCATATTGGACACCACAGAGCAGAGAAGAAGGGCAGAAGAAAATGTCCTCCAGCAGAAGGCTTGTGGCTCAGAGGTGATACAGCAGAAGCAACAGATAGAGTTGGAACTGAAGCAGATCATCCAGCTGCGTAATGATGACAATGCGAGATACAAGCAGGCCCTTGAAGACGCATCTTCAACCATCCATGAAAAGGTCAAAGAGCTTGAAAGGTTAAAGATTCAACTGCAAGAAGAAGCTAAAAGCCGATGGGAACTTGAAAATGAGTTGGCTAAGGTAAGGAACAGTTATGATGAGGAAATGATTAGTTTAAAGAACAAGTATGAAACTGAGATTAATATCACAAAGACCACAATAAATCAGGTGACtgtgaaaaaagaagaggaagccaGTAATTACAGGGCCCAGCTGGACAATTCCTTAAGAGAAAATAGGAGCTTGTGTGAGGAAATTAGGAGACTGAAGAACTCGCTAAGTCAGACAACAGAGAGCCTtagaaaagtagaagaaaacgCTCACCAGCAGAAAGCGATTGGCTCGGAGATTTCACAAAAGAAACAGCATCTTGAGAAAGAGTTAAAACAGACTGTTCAGAAGTTCACGGAGGAGATTGCACATTACAAGCAGTCCCTCGACGAAGCCGGAAGAACACtcaaggagaaaaataaagagattgAGAAAAACAGAAAATTGTTAGATGCGGAAATATGCCAAAGGAAATCCCTGGAGGAAGAAAATATCCGCTTGCAAAGGATCCAATATGACCTAGAGAAAGCTAACATCAACGCAACAGAAACCATTAGCAGATTAAAAGCTCAAGAGCAGGAACTGGGACGCCTAAAGAGTGAATATGAAAGGCTTGCACAGGATAAGAAAGGGAAAGACCAAGAGAGCACCAGGCTGCAGAGCACAATGAAGGAAATGCAGCACCAGAAACACGTGCTGGAGGAGGAACTTAACAGGCAATCTAGAATTGCGGCTGAGGAAACCTCCAAAAGGAAAAACGCAGAAGAGGAATTGGAGGCTATGAGGAGAACTTTGAGAGAGCAGGCTTGTAAAATCACCCATCTCACCCAGCAGATAGAAGAGATCTCTATTGTAAAGAAACGGAGTGACGATGACTTGAGGCACCAAAGGGAGGTGCTAGATAGCCAAGTGAGAGATAAACAGAGGTACATGGAGGAGATAAGGAAATACACTTCTGAGGTTGAGGCCTTGCGTCGCCAGTTGGTCCAAGAGCAGGAGAATTTAAAACAGGCCCATATTCGCAATGAGCACTTGCAGAAGGCTATTGAAGACAAGAGCAAAAGCCTCAACGAGTGTAAGATAGAGATTGAAAGACTTCAGTGTCTTACTGAGAATCTAACAAAAGAACACTTGATGCTGGAGGAAGAGTTGCGAAACTTAAGGTTGGAGTATGATGATCTAAGAAGGGGCAGAAGTGAAGTTGATGAGGAAAAAAATGCGACAATTCTTGACCTAAAGAATCAACTACAAACCACCAACAAGCATGTCCTGGAACTTCAGGGTGTGATAAATGGTTTAcacaaagaaagggaaaatttGAGACAGGAAATTGAAAAATTCCAAAAGCAGGCTCTGGAGGTATTCACAAATATTTGATCACACCTTTTATTCACCTTCACGCCCAATGCATTTTCGATCAGTGAATATTGATGTGTGTGCATCTTAATTTTGACCAATCTCTCCTCTCCCTGCTCTTAATTGGATTTAGGATCAGATTAAGGTCCTTCTGGGAATAAGTTCAAATGAGACATGAAACATAATTAGATGGCAGTGAATTCCTCAATTTAAAGGAATTTCTTCCTTTCCCGATTTTGATATTCTCAAGGCAAGATGGAGCATCTGCCATACTTCAGTTAATTCACTTGGTCCTATTTCCCAGACCATGTCCACCTTAATATTGATTTTTTGGtagttctatttaaaaaaaacaacaacctttgGATTTTGATATAAAACATCCTAAAGGTTCCTCTGTTGAACATACTATGCATTTAAAAGTTGTTGCAACAGAGTATATCTGTAATTCATTTGCTTTCCATTTCATCCCCCAAATGCTTTTCTTCATAGATTCttcagtcttcctttctgtgagCTGCTTGGTATGATGAGATGCACAATATATAACTCATGCAGTTACATATTGAAGTTTGACCTGAATGCTTCGCCTTTCCGTTCTTTACAAGAGCATATGTGTGTCTATGGTCATGTAATCATACATAAAATATATGTGCATGTACAAACATGCATGTACTAATTTTAAGAACTATACAATCTAGAGCTAATATTGCTTATTATTTCTCTTATCTGCTCTGCTAATGTATATATGCctctgtataaatatatatatatgtatatgtatatatatatatttacaacccccggtatgcccaaatatgagagctaaatagcttgaaatagatctatactagtctccctttatttatttatcagcacaaatacaacatatatatatatatatatatatatatatatatatatatatatatatatatatatatagatagatagatagatagatagatagatagagagagattagattagatatagatatagatagatatatagatatagatatacatacatatatgtgtatatgtatatgtatgtatatatatacatacacatcatacatacatacatgtttatgaacatgaatatatattcatattatgTATAGCTTACTATACATATTGTCCATTTTAAATAGGCAGGATAGAATCCAGCGTAGACATACATATCTAAATGTGCCTCATGTTGCATTAACCTTTTCCAGTtaggttttaatttttaaatcagaTCACACATTCCCCAATTACTTTTTTCCACTGTTTGTCTTTGGTTTCTGAAACATTGATGCAACACTGTAATTTATGCTCATACACTGATTATTAAGAGCAAGCCTCCATGTATCGCTGTAGGGCAAGTTTCATTTGTTTGAAGAAATTTTTAGAAAGAATGGAAAAAGCTCATAAATAATAATTGAACTATGATATTTAACTAACAAAGCAATGGAGGGAATCCACATGTGTATCCATTATATACATTCTTCCAGTCCCTCATTTATATTAATGTAGGTAAATGACGAGGATTTCACTAAAGTTATTCTGTGAGTAAACTTAATAGAATAAGTAAACTTACTAAACACACCCGAGTCATATAAAAATGCCCTTTCCTTGAAATTGATAGGAATATTCTTATATTAACAGTTCTTTATTACAGAAAATTCAGTTGACtattcttttgaaatattttattaaaatgcatCATTCAagaattttcttatctctttcaaCGAATCTAATTttatcaaagggaaaaaaaggtaaTCCAGTCACTGCTAAACCACTAAATCAAGGCATtgcaatttatattttacattttaagaGGTTAAAAAAGGAAGCACTAAATGCCAGGAGAGTGTTCTGTTATTCCAAATTAAGACACTTCATTCTTGAAATGAGTTTTAAGAGATCGAAAATTCCCTCCTTAAGATGTTTATTCAGAGCAATACTACTGATTGCACtaagctttttttaaagtaatagtaGGAAAGTTCAGCTGCAAACCTATGTGTTGTTACTTGTTAGTAAATCTCATTAACTTAAGGATACAAACTTCTGCACAAGTTTGTACAGAAATGAGATTTAATATTCTTATTTATAACAAGACTGTACCCAGTCCattttatttggaaaacaaatgaaacatTTCTATCAGAAAGCCAATCCATAGTAAAACAGACACAAAACTGTAAAATACAGTGTTACATTACTCAGGACTGCACTTATCCACtactcttttttttattaaaagttttaataagttttacaactatatacctttccccttcctccccaccaatcccacatcccctcccaccctcccccccaatctcccagagcaaatacagggtataaacatttagcaatcatacactaaaataaactaactaactttagcatcgtccctcgcttatactttaactccccttttgtaaagctaactttagataagttgtaacattccttgtgcattcataagctaattgaaatttcttagtccgatatttattttgaatgtaatcaatccatcttctccattccaacttatatttctcatttgaatggtccttcaaatatgctgagattttggccatttctgctaaatttactacttttaacgtccattcttgaatatagtaggcaattcttccttcttccagtactgcgccaccaacaatcttgctgccattgttaaattcagaatcaagttagcctctataactgtacagtctgtagttatacctaacaagaataactgaggagtaaactttaataatattttgaataatccaccatatttttatccaaaatgctttggcttttttacaagtccaccatatatgataatacgtagtaGCATCAGCACattcacatctccaacatttagattGTAAGtttggatacatacaagctaattttttaggatctaagtctTATCCACTACTCTTAAGGTGGTGTATATACTCTATAGTATAAACTAtagagaataaataataaatactggATGTTAGCACAACCATTAATcttgttctttgttcttttctttttttaaaagacatcccACAGGATTCAAGAATCCAAAAGCCAGTGTAACCATATTATGCAAGAACGAGAAACCCTGCTGGTGAAAATAAAATCCCTGGAACAGGACAAAGCAAGATTGCTTAGATTAGAGGAAGATCTGAATCGTACCAAGGGCATGTTGGAATCCGAGTCCCGCTTGAAAGTACGGCTGGAAAACGAGAAGCAGCAGATACTGAATGACTTAAACCAGTGGAAAAGCCAATACTCCCGGAAGGAAGAGACCATCAGGAAAACCGAGTGTGAGCGAGACAAGAGCGAGAGGGAGAAGAGTGCCTTGTTGATAGAAGTCGAAAGGCTGCAGGCGGAGATCAAAAGGATCGAAGAAAGGTACCGATGCCGCTTAGAAGAGACGAGCAGGAAGAGCCAGGCTGAGATGGACACAGAGCGGTTGAAATTGCAGAAGGAAATTGAGAAGTTGAAAAAACGTCCCTATGGGGCACACAGAGCCACGCAGACGGAAGAAGACTTGATGATCGAtccttctaagttgcttttcagtGGCTTGCGGAAAAAAATCACAGCAGTGCAGCTGCACGAGTGTCAGCTGATAGACAAATGCACCCTGGATAAGTTGTTGAGAGGACAGAAGTCAGTGGAGGAAGTTGCTGCTGATCTCGAACCTTACCTTAGAGGCGCTGGGGCCATAGCGGGTGCTTCCCTTAACACCAAAGAGAAGTATTCTCTGGTGGAGGCCAAACGTAAACAGCTTCTTACTCCGGAGAACACAATCCTGCTTTTGGAGGCCCAGGCAGCCACTGGAGGGGTAATTGATCCCCATCGGAATGAATCATTGAGTGTGGACAGTGCTGTTGCTCGAGACCTGGTTGATTTTGATGACAGAGAACAAATTTACATGGCCGAAAAGGCTATCACTGGGTTTAAAGATCCCTTCTCGGGAAAAACAATGTCTGTTGCAGAAGCCATGAAGAAAAATTTGGTTGACAGAGAGATTGGGATGCGTCTACTTGAAGCCCAGCTAGCTTCAGGAGGAATTGTTGACCCTGTCAATAGTATCTTCTTGCCAAAGGACATTGCTTTATCCCGTGGGCTGATTGATCGGGATTTGTATAGAGCTTTGAATAATCCATCAAAGCCCTTAATTGATCCTCTTAGTAAGAACGCCATAAGTTACATGAAGCTCCGAGAAAGATGTAGAATTGAACCACACACCGGTTTACTTCTCCTTCCTGTGCAAAAGAGAAGCATGTCCTTCCAAGGAATCAGAAAGCTGATCACCGTTTCTGAATTGGTTGACTCTGGCATAATTCGGGAATCAACAGCAAATGAACTGGAAACTGGAGTCATCACTGTTGAAGAGGTCACGGATCGAATCAAAGATTTCCTGCAGGGTTCCAGTTGCATAGCTGGTATTTATAATGAGGCTACTGGAGAAAAGCTTGGTGTTTATCAGGCCATGAAGATAGGCTTGGTGAGACCAGGGACAGCTCTTGAGCTTCTGGAAGCTCAGGCAGCTACTGGGTTCATTGTGGACCCCGTCAACAATTTAAGGCTTCCTGTGGAAGAAGCTTACAAGAGAGGCCTTGTTGGGATAGAGTTTAAAGAAAAACTTCTGTCTGCCGAAAGAGCAGTCACTGGGTACAAAGATCCAGAAACAGGAAATATCATATCCTTGTTCCAAGCAATGAACAAGGAACTCATTGAGAAAGGCCACGGTGTTCGTTTGCTGGAGGCCCAGATTGCCACTGGTGGAATCATTGATCCTAAAGAAAGCCATCGTCTGCCGGTGCACACAGCTTATCAACGAGGCTACTTTAATCAAGAACTGAATGATATTCTGTCCGATCCCAGTGATGATACCAAGGGATTTTTTGATCCCAACACAGAAGAGAATTTGACCTACTTGCAGTTGAAGGGAAGATGTAAAATAGACGAATTAACTGGGCTCTGTCTACTACCactgagagagaagaagaaggtggTACAGACTTCACAGAAAAATACACTCCGGAAACGTCGGGTTGTCATTGTAGATCCtgacacaaataaagaaatgTCAGTCCAGGAGGCCTACAATAAAGGCCTCATAGATTATAGTACTTACATGGAGCTTTCAGACCAGGAATGTGAATGGGAAGAAATTACTACTACCGCATCAGACGGGAGCACGAGAGTTGTGCTCGTAGATAGGAAAACCGGCCACCAATATGACATTGAGGATTCCATTGATAAGGGCCTTGTTGATAGGAAATTTTTTGATCAGTACCGTTCTGGGTCTTTAAGCCTCACGCAGTTTGCAGACATGATTGCTAGTAGAAATGGAGGTGACGAAGTCTTCAAGCACGAATCCGTTATTCGGTCTCCTACTGTACTGAGTGTCAAGAGTTCTTCCATCGTGCTAAAAAGCAGCTCTGGCTCCTTTTCTGATTCTCCAGAAGAAGCCACTCCCATTGCCGCCATATTTGACACGGAAAATTTGGAGAAGATCTCGATTCCAGAAGCTGTGCAACGGGGGATTGTTGACACCATCACCGCCCAACGTTTGCTCGAAGCCCAGGCTTGTACAGGAGGTATCATATGCCCTATCACAGGCCAGCGTCTTTCCCTCCAGGATGCAGTTGCCCAGGGCATCATTGACCATGAGATGGCTACACGGCTGAAGCCAGCTCAGAAAGCCTTCCTTGGCTTTGAAGGTATTAAGGGGAGAAAGAGGATGTCAGCGGCAGAAGCAGTGAAGGAGAAGTGGTTGCCTTATGAGGCTGGCCAACGCTTCCTTGAGTTCCAGTTCATCACAGGAGGCCTTGTTGACCCTGATGTACATGGGAGAATAAGTACAGAAGAAGCTATTAGGAAAGGATTGATTGATGGCCGGACTTCCCAAAGGTTACAAGACATAGGCAACTATGGCAAGATTTTGACCTGCCCCAAAACAAAGCTGAAGATCTCCTACCGAGAGGCGATGAATCGCTCGATGGTAGAAGACCTAACTGGGCTCAGATTACTTGAAGCATCTTCTGTTTCATCCAAAGGCATCTCCAGCCCATATAATGTCTCTTCAGCACCAGGGTCACGCTCAGGGTCACGCTCAGGATCTCGCTCAGGATCACGCAGTGGATCAAGGAGAGGAAGTTTCGATGCCGGCACAAGTTCTTCATATTCTTATTCCTACACATCTGTCAGCAACAGCGGAAGCATTGGGCGCTAGACAATCTTCGGTGTATCTAACTTTTGTTCTATATGTCTGcttgttttaaagaaaacaaaacacacaaaaagatcaaacacacatacacacatgggcTGTTGGTAACACTGGTACGTTAGTTGCTTGGGTGAAATAGCTAAGCTACAGCATAGAAATGCAAACCCAAATACAAGCTGCGAAAAATGCTTTCTGGAAGGAGGGGGATGCTACgttttttcctttcttaaaaaaaaatccaacttggCTTATGAGTGTGGTTTGTAAACTATAAGAAAGCAACACCTGCCTCTGAAAACAGATGTTGCATTCTGTCTTTCTTGTTGTTTTATTACTCGTGCAGAATATTAGCCTAGCATCCGTGTTTTTATATCATTGGTCAGGTTTTTTGTAAAGCCACTTTTCCTTTCGGGCAGTAAATGTTTCACTGCACAGTGATAATAAGCCTCCAACTGATGTTAGACTTTTATTAGATTGAGCTCCCTTCTCAGTCATTTCGGATTTATCTGGAGTCAACAACGCTTTCCTGTTTTCTGTGGCTTGTTTTCCATGTAACACCATAAGAGGCCTGACTACATGAACTTAATCATTCTTGCAATAAAAGTGTAACCATTTTTAACTCATTTGTGTGAACGTGTTTACTTTCCGTATGGGTCATCTTCCTGGAGTACTTGGCTCTGCTGCATGgtaaatattttatattggtGATTTCTTTGGTCTTGTACTGAAAACTTGTGACTAGGGTTAATAGAGACCCGAATACATTTGTTTCAGGGAATagttatatgttctgacccccctcgtcccacaccaacacatactccgagccaaagataagttacggcatttaattaacagacagacaggtccttggcagcaaaccggcacagataagcttgggcagcaatccagcacagataaggcttggcagcaatccagcctgccaagctcacaataatgttctccgacattaattcctgtgttgacttctgcaagaggggtgtgtgcacaggcagtcctttttatagtctggagaggagcctaatgaccaccagctgagtgcaattatctcctgtacttgcgcaactgttcctgacacctagtagctctttggtgccgggcatccaggaacaactcactactggcgtccggatcactctcccttgtctcctccccactggtccaaggctcaggcgccttctggtggacaaccagcctctctgtgccctgctcggagtcagaaccctgtccagggtcctccacatcctccagagccgactcatagggccccttgctgtcggagtctggtggcagctccaacggctcctgctgggccacaacagttatatatctctatctcctGCTTCACTAAGTGCAGAAACCTATCGGCCTTGGAAATTACCCTTGACATCCTATGCACAGTtcactacagaggtgggttcctaccagttcgcaccagttcggtagaaccggttcgtcaaatctaccaaaccagttagaagaggttccaccagtggacccggaaaccaggccacaactacagaagagtttccaaaaatttttgaaacccaccactgacacacacacacacacacacacacacacacacacagactcacacagagagagaaagagaaagaaaggaaggaagaaagaaataaaaaagaaaaagtgagag from Thamnophis elegans isolate rThaEle1 chromosome 8, rThaEle1.pri, whole genome shotgun sequence includes these protein-coding regions:
- the DSP gene encoding desmoplakin isoform X1 gives rise to the protein MSINGSHPRINTLGRMVRAESGPDMRYDVNSHMMMGGGGVGVGGSNHSHKQMYYVQKSYVGDINSEGYTQNGNATMSRRQNTIQDLMQSCSDCLMRAELIVQPELKYGEGIQISRNRELEECFGQANEHMDILDGLIREMRQMGQPCDLYQKRLLQLQEQMRALYKAISVPRVRRASSKGGGYSSQSASGWDEYTRRVTSECLNWMRQQKTEMELVKWGFDATAIEQQIAEHRRFHNSIGDYRWHLDKVKTDLREKAAVHQLEEEYEYLLRFSFERMDQLRQLQNIIQATSREIMWINDCEEEELLYDWSDRNTEISRKQETFSKRMSQLEVKEKELNKLKQECDQLVLSQHPASDKIEAYMDTLQTQWSWILQITKCIDVHLKENAAYFQFFEEAQSTENYLKNLQDVIRKRFICDKNMSLQVLLEQIKELEAERDKILEYKRQVQNLVNKSKKIVQLKPRNPEYKSSKPIILRALCDYKQDLKTMRKGDECILKDNSERSKWHVTGPGGLDMLVPSVSLIIPPLNPFAVDLATKIEQYYDAIMALWNQLYINMKSLVSWHYCMIDVEKIRAMTIAKLKTMRREDYQRIIADLEIHYQEFIRNSQGSEMFCDDDKRKMQTQITDAQKHYQTLVIQIREPTKTPPVVIVPEAPEREKQEAWLLMELQKLRRQIENCEFRMGQRIPLQLDQGASHNLSVRISELESIQNESQSMAEVLNRQNDYLPNFRGSEKYHYLQSEISALFQKLENINGVSACYLDSLNALRSLLQAILQTDDMIRVFEIRLTEEETLSLDPEKVEAYRLCLKKMKADFGMKKSLLGTLEAELQKALQVHSQSSQSYPHYDLDLGKFADRVSQLRDRWQRLEKQLDDRSWDLEKQVKQLRVYRELYQALNKWICDARRRQDTIEGMKLGDVSTVMRYLQEQKNLHSEITSKRDRVEEVVKNAEVCSLAIKDYELQAAAYSSGLETLLNIPVKRSMVQSPSGLILQEAGEIQSRYIELLTKSGDYYKFLNEILKNLEDIKMKSTRIELLEEELRLSKDANSDSNNKHKFLEQNLQKYQMECSQLKAKFISLEEMKRQVEMDGCSAKQNLDKCYAQIKDLNERITRLTYEIEDEKRKRKLLEDRYDQQKSDFEQLQKTRHNEKETLGWQKIESEKIVKEKEYEIERLRVLLQDEGTRKRECENELAKVRNQFNEEMSNVKNKYETEINIKKTTIHQIAAQKEDDAKNLRTQIDRLQRENRDLKDEIVRLNETILDTTEQRRRAEENVLQQKACGSEVIQQKQQIELELKQIIQLRNDDNARYKQALEDASSTIHEKVKELERLKIQLQEEAKSRWELENELAKVRNSYDEEMISLKNKYETEINITKTTINQVTVKKEEEASNYRAQLDNSLRENRSLCEEIRRLKNSLSQTTESLRKVEENAHQQKAIGSEISQKKQHLEKELKQTVQKFTEEIAHYKQSLDEAGRTLKEKNKEIEKNRKLLDAEICQRKSLEEENIRLQRIQYDLEKANINATETISRLKAQEQELGRLKSEYERLAQDKKGKDQESTRLQSTMKEMQHQKHVLEEELNRQSRIAAEETSKRKNAEEELEAMRRTLREQACKITHLTQQIEEISIVKKRSDDDLRHQREVLDSQVRDKQRYMEEIRKYTSEVEALRRQLVQEQENLKQAHIRNEHLQKAIEDKSKSLNECKIEIERLQCLTENLTKEHLMLEEELRNLRLEYDDLRRGRSEVDEEKNATILDLKNQLQTTNKHVLELQGVINGLHKERENLRQEIEKFQKQALETSHRIQESKSQCNHIMQERETLLVKIKSLEQDKARLLRLEEDLNRTKGMLESESRLKVRLENEKQQILNDLNQWKSQYSRKEETIRKTECERDKSEREKSALLIEVERLQAEIKRIEERYRCRLEETSRKSQAEMDTERLKLQKEIEKLKKRPYGAHRATQTEEDLMIDPSKLLFSGLRKKITAVQLHECQLIDKCTLDKLLRGQKSVEEVAADLEPYLRGAGAIAGASLNTKEKYSLVEAKRKQLLTPENTILLLEAQAATGGVIDPHRNESLSVDSAVARDLVDFDDREQIYMAEKAITGFKDPFSGKTMSVAEAMKKNLVDREIGMRLLEAQLASGGIVDPVNSIFLPKDIALSRGLIDRDLYRALNNPSKPLIDPLSKNAISYMKLRERCRIEPHTGLLLLPVQKRSMSFQGIRKLITVSELVDSGIIRESTANELETGVITVEEVTDRIKDFLQGSSCIAGIYNEATGEKLGVYQAMKIGLVRPGTALELLEAQAATGFIVDPVNNLRLPVEEAYKRGLVGIEFKEKLLSAERAVTGYKDPETGNIISLFQAMNKELIEKGHGVRLLEAQIATGGIIDPKESHRLPVHTAYQRGYFNQELNDILSDPSDDTKGFFDPNTEENLTYLQLKGRCKIDELTGLCLLPLREKKKVVQTSQKNTLRKRRVVIVDPDTNKEMSVQEAYNKGLIDYSTYMELSDQECEWEEITTTASDGSTRVVLVDRKTGHQYDIEDSIDKGLVDRKFFDQYRSGSLSLTQFADMIASRNGGDEVFKHESVIRSPTVLSVKSSSIVLKSSSGSFSDSPEEATPIAAIFDTENLEKISIPEAVQRGIVDTITAQRLLEAQACTGGIICPITGQRLSLQDAVAQGIIDHEMATRLKPAQKAFLGFEGIKGRKRMSAAEAVKEKWLPYEAGQRFLEFQFITGGLVDPDVHGRISTEEAIRKGLIDGRTSQRLQDIGNYGKILTCPKTKLKISYREAMNRSMVEDLTGLRLLEASSVSSKGISSPYNVSSAPGSRSGSRSGSRSGSRSGSRRGSFDAGTSSSYSYSYTSVSNSGSIGR
- the DSP gene encoding desmoplakin isoform X2, with the translated sequence MSINGSHPRINTLGRMVRAESGPDMRYDVNSHMMMGGGGVGVGGSNHSHKQMYYVQKSYVGDINSEGYTQNGNATMSRRQNTIQDLMQSCSDCLMRAELIVQPELKYGEGIQISRNRELEECFGQANEHMDILDGLIREMRQMGQPCDLYQKRLLQLQEQMRALYKAISVPRVRRASSKGGGYSSQSASGWDEYTRRVTSECLNWMRQQKTEMELVKWGFDATAIEQQIAEHRRFHNSIGDYRWHLDKVKTDLREKAAVHQLEEEYEYLLRFSFERMDQLRQLQNIIQATSREIMWINDCEEEELLYDWSDRNTEISRKQETFSKRMSQLEVKEKELNKLKQECDQLVLSQHPASDKIEAYMDTLQTQWSWILQITKCIDVHLKENAAYFQFFEEAQSTENYLKNLQDVIRKRFICDKNMSLQVLLEQIKELEAERDKILEYKRQVQNLVNKSKKIVQLKPRNPEYKSSKPIILRALCDYKQDLKTMRKGDECILKDNSERSKWHVTGPGGLDMLVPSVSLIIPPLNPFAVDLATKIEQYYDAIMALWNQLYINMKSLVSWHYCMIDVEKIRAMTIAKLKTMRREDYQRIIADLEIHYQEFIRNSQGSEMFCDDDKRKMQTQITDAQKHYQTLVIQIREPTKTPPVVIVPEAPEREKQEAWLLMELQKLRRQIENCEFRMGQRIPLQLDQGASHNLSVRISELESIQNESQSMAEVLNRQNDYLPNFRGSEKYHYLQSEISALFQKLENINGVSACYLDSLNALRSLLQAILQTDDMIRVFEIRLTEEETLSLDPEKVEAYRLCLKKMKADFGMKKSLLGTLEAELQKALQVHSQSSQSYPHYDLDLGKFADRVSQLRDRWQRLEKQLDDRSWDLEKQVKQLRVYRELYQALNKWICDARRRQDTIEGMKLGDVSTVMRYLQEQKNLHSEITSKRDRVEEVVKNAEVCSLAIKDYELQAAAYSSGLETLLNIPVKRSMVQSPSGLILQEAGEIQSRYIELLTKSGDYYKFLNEILKNLEDIKMKSTRIELLEEELRLSKDANSDSNNKHKFLEQNLQKYQMECSQLKAKFISLEEMKRQVEMDGCSAKQNLDKCYAQIKDLNERITRLTYEIEDEKRKRKLLEDRYDQQKSDFEQLQKTRHNEKETLGWQKIESEKIVKEKEYEIERLRVLLQDEGTRKRECENELAKVRNQFNEEMSNVKNKYETEINIKKTTIHQIAAQKEDDAKNLRTQIDRLQRENRDLKDEIVRLNETILDTTEQRRRAEENVLQQKACGSEVIQQKQQIELELKQIIQLRNDDNARYKQALEDASSTIHEKVKELERLKIQLQEEAKSRWELENELAKTSHRIQESKSQCNHIMQERETLLVKIKSLEQDKARLLRLEEDLNRTKGMLESESRLKVRLENEKQQILNDLNQWKSQYSRKEETIRKTECERDKSEREKSALLIEVERLQAEIKRIEERYRCRLEETSRKSQAEMDTERLKLQKEIEKLKKRPYGAHRATQTEEDLMIDPSKLLFSGLRKKITAVQLHECQLIDKCTLDKLLRGQKSVEEVAADLEPYLRGAGAIAGASLNTKEKYSLVEAKRKQLLTPENTILLLEAQAATGGVIDPHRNESLSVDSAVARDLVDFDDREQIYMAEKAITGFKDPFSGKTMSVAEAMKKNLVDREIGMRLLEAQLASGGIVDPVNSIFLPKDIALSRGLIDRDLYRALNNPSKPLIDPLSKNAISYMKLRERCRIEPHTGLLLLPVQKRSMSFQGIRKLITVSELVDSGIIRESTANELETGVITVEEVTDRIKDFLQGSSCIAGIYNEATGEKLGVYQAMKIGLVRPGTALELLEAQAATGFIVDPVNNLRLPVEEAYKRGLVGIEFKEKLLSAERAVTGYKDPETGNIISLFQAMNKELIEKGHGVRLLEAQIATGGIIDPKESHRLPVHTAYQRGYFNQELNDILSDPSDDTKGFFDPNTEENLTYLQLKGRCKIDELTGLCLLPLREKKKVVQTSQKNTLRKRRVVIVDPDTNKEMSVQEAYNKGLIDYSTYMELSDQECEWEEITTTASDGSTRVVLVDRKTGHQYDIEDSIDKGLVDRKFFDQYRSGSLSLTQFADMIASRNGGDEVFKHESVIRSPTVLSVKSSSIVLKSSSGSFSDSPEEATPIAAIFDTENLEKISIPEAVQRGIVDTITAQRLLEAQACTGGIICPITGQRLSLQDAVAQGIIDHEMATRLKPAQKAFLGFEGIKGRKRMSAAEAVKEKWLPYEAGQRFLEFQFITGGLVDPDVHGRISTEEAIRKGLIDGRTSQRLQDIGNYGKILTCPKTKLKISYREAMNRSMVEDLTGLRLLEASSVSSKGISSPYNVSSAPGSRSGSRSGSRSGSRSGSRRGSFDAGTSSSYSYSYTSVSNSGSIGR